The genome window TCTTGAAAAGGGCCTGCTTTTCTCCATACCATAATGAGAAATAGTCAATATTGATTATTGAACCTTCGGGTCCCTTTTGAAGATGATAAACGGTTTCTTCGTTATAATTTTTGGTCATAATATAATTCTGTTATAATTGCTTAAGAACGAGACTCTTTCACCTTTAGCCTGAGTAGTTTAAAAATGTCCTGTCAGATACTTGCGCTTTAACCTGCCGCGAATATAGATTGCTGCAGCATTCATAACGCCAATAAGAAAAATAAGCAGCAGGGTTGTTACAAAGACCATCGGTTTTCCGGCCTCTGCGTTACGGGACTGGAATCCAACATCAAAGATATGAAACCCGAGGTGCATGAAGCTTCTTTCAAGATGCACAAATGGGAAATAGCCGTCCACCGGAAGTTCGGGAGCCAGTTTTACTACTCCGACAAGCATCAGGGGAGCTACCTCTCCGGCGCCCCTTGCCATGGCGAGTATGATGCCGGTAAGAATACCGGGCATTGCCCTGGGAAGCACAATATTTTTTATAGTCTGCCATTTGGAAGCCCCGCAGGCAAGGGAACCTTCCCGCAGTGACGTGGGAACCGAGGCGAGCGCTTCTTCGGTTGCAACGATAACTACCGGAACTGTAAGCAGCGCCAGGGTCAGGGATGCCCATAAAATTCCCCCGGTTCCGAAAACAGGATTTGGAAGTCTTTCCTGGAAAAAAAAATTGTCTATGCTACCGCCTATTATATATGCAAAAAAACCGAGGCCGAAAACACCATATACAATCGAAGGCACTCCGGCAAGATTGTTTACGCATATTTTAACCAGGGATACCATGCGTCCCTGTTTTGCATATTCACGCAGGTAGAGAGATGCCATAATTCCGAAAGGGGCTACAAAAACAACCATTAACAGTGTCATTGCAACAGTGCCGAAAATTGCAGGCATCACTCCGCCTTCAGTATTGGCCTCCCTGGGCCGGGTTGCAAGAAATTCATACCACCTTGAAAAATATATTTTTATTTTTCCAAAAAGAGTAATGCTGTTGGCAGGATAAAACCGGACTATTTCAGACAACTTTATAATTTTTTCTTTTCCGTTAACATCTTCCAGGATAAGCAAAAATTTATCATTGATATTTTTTTCAGCCTCAACTTTTGTTTGAACCTTTTTATACCGTATTTCGAGCTCTGATAAGCTTTTTCGATAATCCTGCAACGCTAATTTATATAGCTTGCTTTGATCACCATGCTTTATCTCAACCCTTCGCAAATCCAAACGTTTTTCTTCCATAAGATGATTTATCCGTCCAAGACCATTTTTTTCTATTTTCAGAATTTTTTTTCTTCGTTGCAGGGCTTTTTGGTGTTCTTTTTCAAGCAGCCGGATGTCTTTTTCCAGGAAGTTGAATTCAACCCTGTTTTTGTCAAGCTGCAAAGCTTTGATGAACCCGATAAAAGGTCCCCATTCCATACGTTCAATAAAAAATATATCTTGTGGCGCTGACAGCTTGTTTATCTCATACTCTGCAACCCATACATAATCTTCATTATAAAGATCGAAATTGCCTGTTTTATAAAGTGTTCGTTCAGCAAGACTATTATCGGCTTGAGCAAAGTCCGTTTTAAAAGTTTCTTTCCGGCCAGGTTCCCCTGCAATAATTTTTGAATTATTGAGATTTAACTTATATACAGGCCCGGGATAAAATGTGGTAAGTCCGTTTACTATGACAAGGCATAAAAAACCGACCACCATTAATATTCCCACCGCCAGGGCACCGCCCATGGTCCATAGAAAAGGCTCACCCCGGGCAGTCAGGTTTTGCCCGGTTATTTTGTTATTTT of Desulfosarcina sp. BuS5 contains these proteins:
- the pstA gene encoding phosphate ABC transporter permease PstA, yielding MKKNNKITGQNLTARGEPFLWTMGGALAVGILMVVGFLCLVIVNGLTTFYPGPVYKLNLNNSKIIAGEPGRKETFKTDFAQADNSLAERTLYKTGNFDLYNEDYVWVAEYEINKLSAPQDIFFIERMEWGPFIGFIKALQLDKNRVEFNFLEKDIRLLEKEHQKALQRRKKILKIEKNGLGRINHLMEEKRLDLRRVEIKHGDQSKLYKLALQDYRKSLSELEIRYKKVQTKVEAEKNINDKFLLILEDVNGKEKIIKLSEIVRFYPANSITLFGKIKIYFSRWYEFLATRPREANTEGGVMPAIFGTVAMTLLMVVFVAPFGIMASLYLREYAKQGRMVSLVKICVNNLAGVPSIVYGVFGLGFFAYIIGGSIDNFFFQERLPNPVFGTGGILWASLTLALLTVPVVIVATEEALASVPTSLREGSLACGASKWQTIKNIVLPRAMPGILTGIILAMARGAGEVAPLMLVGVVKLAPELPVDGYFPFVHLERSFMHLGFHIFDVGFQSRNAEAGKPMVFVTTLLLIFLIGVMNAAAIYIRGRLKRKYLTGHF